GAGAGCGCACCcctttttatagataaaggggatggccttacaagtgagagatagagagagtgtatgtatgctaagtctcattgcccacgccgtcgggtacaagatgattgtaggcgcccataacactgttaacgtcagatgcatgtgggaggttgcgtcgtcttcttctagtatggcagacgtcggtgcctgccatactgttgatgcccagaggcatgcgaggggttttaccgtgctcgtctggtatgggagttgcgggtgcccacaacattgtagggcaaatatcggcgcctacaacacttcttgggttctgacatgcctgaaggttgcagggcactctTCTGACATGCCCAgtcggtactgtcctataggtgtatagggtatggtcctcggtattgcggttgacttgagtgccctgtcttacttgctccgtccatttcctggtcctcaccgagcggggcgtccccggtcggttggtcccagttggcttcGACTGCGCCAGTCGGTGAAGAGatataagcaggggttcggtgtgtccccggtcggagacacaggTTGGAGTTCGGAAGCGGTGTTTAgacaggccttccggtcggagaggcgggccggagtcggaagcgagcgttgttcctccttggccatgccttccgatcggagaggcgggccggagtcggaagcgagcgatgttcctccttagcgaggccttccggtcagagattggattgcccttttggcctgtcgtttaggtgtttgggccggcccaggagtttgtgcgtcgttcgcaacgtcgtctgctgggccgaactTTTGCTGGAAAGCCGGTCCATgatggaccccgggtttatgaacccgacattatTGCTCATATAATTCCTTAATAAAGAAGTCCAACATCTCGAGAAGTGGGAGAGGTTAGTGCAGACCAAAAGTGGCTATATTTTCCTGGCCTTTGAAATTATTTTGGAGTAATAACAATCATTATATGGCGATACAAACTTTAAATGGAAGTTTATGACATTGTATTTCTAAGAGTGCAGTCTACGACCTAAAATCCTTTTATATTATTAAAAAGTATAAAATGAGAGTTAATAGAAGATACAACCAGCACTAGAGTTCCAACTTAACTTGAGGATAGAAACTTTATTGGAAGTAATAATATTAAATTTTGAAAAACAAAATTTGGATTCATGACATCATTTGATATGAGCTGCAGCAAGAGCCACATAGTTTAAGCTAATGTTTCAATTAGATGCATATGAAAGATACACGGAGATGCCGTGCAAATGAAGAAACTATGGATATGGATGACAAAACATATAGGACAATAATTGACAAGTTTATCATAACTAGATAAAAACTACAGAGTCTCTATCATGCCTAGTGTGTTTAAGAAATGAACAAAGAGTAAAAATGCAATTTAATATATGTAGTTGATATAACTTAAAGTGAATTGCCATCTATTGTATGAATGTTACAAAGTCTACATTGTTGCATAGCATTATGCTTTTCATTTAATAGTGGCGTctaatttagaaacatatataGCATACTTATATGAAAACTTAGGGGTTACATTACATAATGTTTCATAATGGCTTATGTGGGTTATTTAAATACAAATTAAGGGGTTATTTCAAATTATCTTTTGCAGTGACATAGCTCTATAATTTATATGTAATGCTATGGGGTATTTTACATTTTCTTTCATAATGGACGATGtggataatttagatacaaatttaggaGTTAGCTTTATGTATTTTTCATTATGGCAAAGGTGCGTAATTTTTTTTGTATATAACATAATGGTTATTATTGATAATGATTATTAGAATCTACCAAAAACTAAAGGATTGATATTTCTTTGATCATGGAAATTTCTACGATTTATCTTGTTTCCTATCTCGTCTCGGCTGGATTAATGTGGAGGCTTCTTTAGGGCCTCTAATTAGTATTAGCAAGATTGTAAACAAAAATGGCATGTGAAATAACAGCTAAAATTTCTAGTTTGTGCATGTGAAATAACATGTAATACAACGATACGGTTATTGCGTTCAGTCTAATCTAACTAATAACATTTCCCTATTTCGAATTGCATATACACAGATTATTGTACAGCAGCTATGTGAAGTAGTGCCAGCTGGAACCCCTGGGCAGGAGGATCCCGAAATGACAAACGAAGAGTTTGATATGCTGCTGACAGAGGAAGCATTTGGTATCATGAACAAGTGTGGCAGATCTCCAGAAGTAGTAGGTTGTTTACGGAGCTACTTGGTATCCAAACATGGTGATGCCGCAAAGATTGCGGCGCTCAGGCATCTGAATGACAACTTCATGCAAGAGTTGAGGGCTAATCCAGATCTTGGCAGTTTACTGAGAGTGTTCACCTCGATGCATTCCAACATTCATGCTTGTCCTCACGTCATCAAGAAATGTCTCTTTTATCTCTCGATTTTCCATCAAGGACGCAACATTCGTCGGGACCGATTGGTGAGGCGTTGGATCGCGTAGGGCTACTCGGAGGGCATAGACAGCAGCAGCATGGTGGTGTATACGGAGACGAAGCTCTTCCACAAGCTTGCCGAACTGGGAATTATAACGCAGCCGGCGGCGCCACAGAGCAGTAGTCGGACTGGGACCATGAGAATGAGCTCTAGCCAGGTCAACTCTTTGTTCCTGGAGTACATCACCTTGTGTGAAACAGAAGAGAGAATTTTCCTGCCACTGGAAGTCACCGTGCTGGAGGGTGGACGAAATCCCTCAAAAGAACACGTAGGTCAGCATCTTGCTATCCGGAAATGGACGGGAGAGAAAGCTGTGTTCGACTGCTTGGACTTCTCGCGGCTACGGTCTCTGACGGTGTCAGGAGAGTGGCAACCATTCTTCCTCTCGGACATGATGCTGGTGCTGCGGGTGCTCGATCTGGAGGGCACCACGAGCAATCTGAGGGATGGTGACCTCAAGCAAATCGTGGAGCAGCTGCCACGCCTCAAGTTCCTCTCCCTAAGAGGGTGCAAAGAGATTACTCGCCTCCCACGTTCCATGGGTGGCCTGAGGCAGCTCCAGGCTCTGGATGTCAGAGGAACCTGTGTTGTCAGGCTCCCTGGAAGCATCGTCAAGCTACACAAGCTGCAGTACCTTCGTGCTGGCGATGGTCAAGGAGGCGTCAGAGTGCGAGAGGCATTGGGGCACTCAAGGATCTGCACACACTGGGTGCCATCGACGTCAGCTCATCAGGCGTCATCAAACGGCACAACAGTATAAGGTTTCCAACCAACTCCTTTGGTGAACTCAAAGTACTGAAGATTGCATGCAGCCCCCGCATACATGTACAGTTCGCTCAAGGGGCGGTGCCCAAGCTTGAGAACGTGAAACTGTACTGTCATGATAGATGTTCATTGCAGTTTTCTGGACTAAAGTTCCTGAAGTCGTCCCTCAAGCAAATATTGCTTAAGGGCCCCGGTTGCAACGCAGTCGGGGTTTCAGTGCGGGAGCAACTCAACCTGCAGATTCCGAACAACCAAATCGCCCTGACAATAGCTCAGGGCCATGGATCACAGCCGGAACCGGGCCCGGCACAGGGTAATCAGGAGATGCCGGCATCGAGCCTGGCTGAGCAACGCTACTGCTGAATTAATTGAAGCGAGCATGACCATCGCTGTTGCAGTGTGTCGGCCGCACCGATCACTCTCAGCGTACAACATCAGGAGAAGACTCTGCTGCAGACACAAATGAGCAAGAGCGTCAGGCCCAACCTGTCGAAGCCCAGACCAAGAGGATCAGGAAGCCCAACCCAGCGGTGCTAGCtcaaatgctttcaaaatgattctggattttctcctttacaacatgtAACTtaatgtcaatatgtttggcagcacacttcaCTTGTTGTCATAGGAGTGatttactttaaatggttattgctattGTCTACCATTGTAAATTCCGGGTACAAATTCCCTTAACCACTtcataacaagctatactatgggtatgcatcattgatgataCCACAACTGTTTAGTTAGAGCTTTTCCATAATaaaaactccaactgcgagtgttagcaactactgtggatttcactacacatctcgtcgaaatttaacatttgtacccacaactatttgagagtacttgttcttccTTACTCAGTATGAAGCCTTTAATgttttgcaaaattgcaagacattcttaactccgttccagtgatctatatctagactggaCTTCTGTCAAAACATCCCGGACACGTGAACTACATccgggtaagttcttacttgtgcaCTCATTAAGCATCCAATAGCTGaaacatatggaaccatgtttatTTGATTGATCCCATATTGGTTTCTGGAACGCTGAAAGTTCCCCAATCTATCACCCTTGagtataggagcaggcgtaggttcactcacatgcatattttatttctttagaatcttttctaagcatgcctttacgatagtcctaataccctatttcttctatctcggtgaatttcaaattctagaaccaatgacgcttgaccaagatcattcatattgaaacttgaggacaagaacttcttctccaatggcagATCAACATCACTACTGgtgagtaggatgtcatctatacacaggatgcggaaaatgaattttccattctagaactttgcataaacgctatTATCCTtctcattctctttaaacccaaactttcttattgtttcatcaacttcaaatactactgtctagaggtttgttttaacccataaatggatttctgcaggcgacatcccatatgttcttttttcttccacaacaaaacctttgggttgtgccatgtaaatgttttcatacaaatccccattgaggaataccgtctttacatctatctgatgtaactctaaatcgtaatgtgccactaaagccattatgattctaaaagaatccatgcatgagactagagaaaaaacACTCATtttaatctattccttctctttgcataaagccttttgctacaagtcgtgctttatatctttgtACATTCCCTTTGAAGTCACATTTTGTTCTGTAGaaccatttacagcctactgttttggctctattaggaatttcttctaagtcctaaACAtgattggtattcatcgaattcatttcagcttccatagcttcttgccatttagacaaGTGAGGgcctctcatggcttcttcaaatgaggtgggatcaccctccatttgaaattcttcactaacatagacttcatagtcatcaggaatggctgatTTTCtagctctttgagaccttctggggcctcattGGTTGGCACTTGTTCCATccggggctgttgttgctcttcctcgtGTGCGACAACGGGCTCTATAGGATCttgaaggataggttcctcatgttcgtTTATTGTCAGTATGGGAGAATCAACAACAAGTGCTGTCACTACaatgtcttgcactgttggtgcagcagCAACAGGTAGCGAGAAAAATAGCTCCTGAACCATCGGAGTAGGCATGTATGCCCGGTTCTCCTCAAGGTTAAGCATCATATGTATCAAGGGGGAGGTTAAGCATCAAAGGGGAGGTTGctttacaagttggatgctttgagactaacatattttcaagcttatcatatgtgtagtagtctcattgtaaggaaaatggagtccccggagttaagcatcgtacttcaaatatccaccacctattgcaagtggtataaatcaaattggtttccacatgtggtatttctaaaccgatatcatcatgttgatttcactttgatatttacatgctttctccatgcattatatagattaaactcctttgagcattaatttgccaattatgcataaactacattctccatcatatttagggggagcttagtctatgtaatatgagagtcaaattttgtgacctattccactccacatacaaaggatcaaaaagtttgaccctcccttgtgctactaatgtctttctttttggtgtttgattccaaagggggagaatttgtaggaccaaacgcaagtccgatcataataatttataagtggtaatggtccgagaaagggagaatagtggattatggattagtctatgtaatggagagaatttgtaggaccaaaagcgaggcttaaatccataatgccacatggggacatttacaagggcaagataagtttccaaaaatatTTTACATGTGGTACCTTTTAGCTTTATAATTGGtaccttttagcatcatataaccttgcccattacattgcatcctagcaagtaattagtttttaaattccaaaagttttattattttcttgctttggtcgtgttgtcatcagtcaccaaaaagagggagattgtaagaaaaatggaccctaggcccatttactttggattttggtgtttgatgaccaacacaaccaaattggactaataaatttgcaagtgattgttttgtagttcaatagggtgcaagacgtgacttggacgaaggcgacatgatgatcccacgatcaacaccataagcaagaccctagaagtatAAGAgaggacccaagatatcaagcaaagtccaagcacgaagataggaaccaagccggacgcaagatcgcgaagaaatgagttcatagaggtgaccggacgcagtgACCGAACGCAACCCTTATagggaccgaacgcgtccgatcagttactcggcaacagcaggcgtccgcagcagcgatcggacgctgaggactgaaagtgaccggacgcgacgATGACACTATTCACTATCGCGACAACAcactcagcactgaccggacgctggagggtgatcAACCATACAGGAAATGCAACGTCTGATCGAGTCCAGAGTGGTTCCATAGCGGTGAaattgccaccggacgcgtctggtggcatgtgaccggacgccatcagcgtccaatcagttgatcgcacgctctaacggtcgggacgaccggacgcatccggtcaggatgaaagtagcgtccggtcaatagcagaaaagcgggtttcatccccaacggctactttctcagtggggcttataaatagacccccaactggccatttgaaatgagtggagctgagaaaacataccaagggtgttgatacaccattttagtgatctctacttgcatagtgcttagtgatttattatgtgattagcgtatgtgctttgtgaagtgcttaggttgatcagaccaccgcttatgtgcttgctctaggtttaggcctagtgtttagtgaggtttgcatactttTTACcattcggtgcttgcgcgcaccattgttgtacatcggatgggcttgtagtcttgcgagatcacaccaaccgtgtttgtggtgtggccgccaccgtgtaccggagggagcaAGGCCTGCAGCGTTTCGGCCAGAattttgatagtgaagacgatgaGGAGTGGTCCagaagaggcttgccggaaggcactccggagacccacttacgcatggggaaggcccgggactatccatggagttacaAGCTTGGCTCTTGCgtgggattccttgcaaggggctccaacgaggactagggggaagcttgcgtgcttctcgatatgTCGGTAagaataccggagtcgtcgacgggagtttgcatatctctacctcgctctttagcttccgcatttacattgcttgtataactccttttgcggtagagatagcaacatactagcaaaaccatagttgcatatttagatagtttatcttttgcataggttttgctaaggatagaagaagatgacatagtttagagttagaattttaagttgcataATTCaatcccctcttaggcgtcacggtccggCATTGGGCGTAATTAAATTTCTTGGTAACATTTTTTTTGTTACTGATCAAGTTTGCTCTGATTGCACAATGCGGTCAAAGGGTATATGTACAACGATCGTGCACTGCCACCAACTCTTCTTTAGAGTTATTTATTTATCACCAGCTTTGCTTTCAACGACAAGACAAATTTCTCCACCTGCTACACCCAAACAATACGGCAACAAGAGCTTCATCAATACAACAACAAACGTCTTCTTCTGTTGGTTTgccttataattgacctacaTATACTTAGTCTTAAACTGGACGAGATGACCAGACAATAATGCACTTcaaaaattcacaaaacaaactAAATGCTGTGTCGGATTGGTGTGACCTCTTTGGAGTTTAGCActagtatatatatattgtacTGGTGATCAAGAAACCAATCCAGTTTTTAAGTAGATTAGGTTTGTACAATAATTGTTGTTTGGTTTTGTACTATATACTAGATAGAGGACAATGGAAGGGCTGCAAGTTGGTCGTAATAAATGCTGCTGAGCAGTCAGATTGGTGTGACCTTGGAGTTTAGTACTAGCTACCTTTGGTGCGTACTCTAGGAACAAAGATAATTGCTGCAATTTCAACCTACCATGTGCTTAGTAACATTCGTTGTGTGACCTACTAGGAGGTTCACTCCCTTCATTTTTGAAAATTAATATTTTAAATAAGCTAATAAGTTCAAAAAACAAATTATTGTTTGATTTCAATTAATATAAAAATGATTTAGGAGATAGTCCTTTTGATTTAGGGGTTGGGTAATATCTCTATAAATAAGAGGATAAGCTCATAACCAGCCCATCTCTCCAGGTGTCATTCTCTAGGTTTTCTCAGTATGTAGTCGTCTAGTTCTACTGCTGTTGAGATCCACACTGCGGGAGGATCTCGTACAGCTCAGCCACTATTTTCGGGTTTTTGGTGGCCAATTTTCTCTGTTGTTCTTTCGTCCTTGCAGCCTTGTTTGAAGACCACAATCACCGAATCTTCGATCATGTCAGGGATTGTGTTACGGATATTGCTGAACCTACAGACAAAATCTCGAAGAGACTCGTCGGGCTTCTGGACGCATGCGAACAAATCGTCCTCATGACTGGGGTGACTGTacattgttggtatttcttaacgcatacagaaataatccgcatGCGCACAGAATTACTGTTTTAAcacttcacccgaaagtattcagggtatcgtattttccatagggaacggaTATATTCTTCTAGCTGgtttgtccaaggacaacacacaATACCGGAAACccttagtttgccgagtgtaagaaTCTTTGACGAGTGCATCAtatcggacactcgacaaagaagctctttgccgagtgcttccacaaaaacacttggcaaaataattgcactcggcaagagagccaaaaaacactcggcaaagtctggcaCTCAGCAACACAGAAAAAAAACACATGGCAAAgataggcactcgacaaagaaatatgtttgctgAGCGTAATTATTTggtgctcggcaaagaaatatatttgccgagtgtaattatttagcactcggcaaataatttcacTTTTTtcctcttctgaccttgaaactttttctactcttcacatagaacatgtggtattccatgttaaaatttggtatatttctggatccgtttgctatatttaattaatttattacatttctaggatttttttgtataagtcaaatttgaactgcaagtgattcaaataatagaataaaatgagtagaaaaatgatattcatgttattgatcccagtgtgaggccttaccagagaaatgaaaagaaatttggaacatcttgtttagaaaacacgaccacaaatgtgtggccgaatggtttttaaattctacaaaaaaacaaacgaagtctaaaaatcatgagatttatcatgatgtgatgatatcatacatAGAGGTTGTGGTAAAATATTAAGAAGGTTTCACACAATTTGTCACGTACAATGTTTACAAACTGaagcatctcagaagaagaatcgtagcgttgagaaggattcggtaagatttggagtcaaagtgacggtcgaattgggatttcacttcaaaactttttgtataccaa
This sequence is a window from Miscanthus floridulus cultivar M001 chromosome 10, ASM1932011v1, whole genome shotgun sequence. Protein-coding genes within it:
- the LOC136489695 gene encoding disease resistance protein RGA4-like — its product is MRAWSTARSLPIRARPTPTLSRVNELQAELAETRETQAHLTAELEATKKQMCDDDNLIRPRRSSKLADAYDWLCSNLLVGRDSSEEKKLEELITSPDRRDKHHVISVCGNAGAGKTFIVKTMYYRCIQREMLEDLFGEYAWVDVPHPFDIMEFCRRLFFCWIGTSNMGQDFVSECSKLMHHKRRFLLVTDGLQSTNDWNSILQARQPLTACISCIVVVTRDPTVARHCATIEDEICSIRSLRVDEMRHHIRDKIIVQQLCEVVPAGTPGQEDPEMTNEEFDMLLTEEAFGIMNKCGRSPEVVGCLRSYLVSKHGDAAKIAALRHLNDNFMQELRANPDLGSLLRGYSEGIDSSSMVVYTETKLFHKLAELGIITQPAAPQSSSRTGTMRMSSSQVNSLFLEYITLCETEERIFLPLEVTVLEGGRNPSKEHVGQHLAIRKWTGEKAVFDCLDFSRLRSLTVSGEWQPFFLSDMMLVLRVLDLEGTTSNLRDGDLKQIVEQLPRLKFLSLRGCKEITRLPRSMGGLRQLQALDVRGTCVVRLPGSIVKLHKLQYLRAGDGQGGVRFSGLKFLKSSLKQILLKGPGCNAVGVSVREQLNLQIPNNQIALTIAQGHGSQPEPGPAQGNQEMPASSLAEQRYC